The Peptacetobacter hiranonis DNA window AAAACAGCACCCTCTAATTTTCCTTCCTTATCAAATATAGGAATACTATTTACATAATAATTATTTTTTGAAATTGTCTTATTAATTGATTTCTGAAATTCACTCTTATCATTGAACACTTTCTTATCAAAATTTGTATATTTTTCTTCATTATTTATATCTACAACTTGATAGAAAAAATCGTATCCTTTTACAATATTCTTTAATTCCGTTTCGCTATCCCTTTTTAAAACATCTATTCCATTAGACTCTACATATTTCTCAATGACTGGAATCTTATTTTCATAATAGTTAGCTGGATTTATTTTCTCTGAATTAAGAGCAAAATTAAACAATAACATAGATAACAGATATGTGATTATTGTTGAAATTAAGCTAAATACCACTATAAGTACAAATGAGCGTCTAAACGTAGCTGCTAATGATTTTCTCTTTTTTATTGAATTATCTAATGCACTATTTATCATATTTTTCACCTTTTATTCCATTTATATCCTATTCCCCATACTGTAGATATATACTGCTCTGTATCATCTATTGTAGAGAATTTTCTTCTTATCTTTTTTATCATCTCAACAACTGTTGTATTATCTCCGCCCTTATCATAACCCCAAACTTTTTCATAAATCTGCTCTTTTGTGAATACTTGTCCCGCATTTAATGCCAATAGCTCTACAATTTCATACTCTGTCTTTGTAAGAGGAATATCTTTACCACAAACTTCAACCACTCTATCTTTTATATCTAAAGATAAATTCCCAAAGTATAGCTTCCTTCTTTTATTTTCTTCATTCAAATATTGAGATCTTTTTTCTCTTCTTAAATTTGCCTCTATTTTTGCTAATAGTTCTCTAAGTCCAAATGGTTTTGTAATATAATCATCTCCACCTAGATTAAATCCCCTTATCTTGTCTGTTTCGCTTTGTCTTGCACTCAAAAATATAATTGGGCAAACAACATTATCTCTTATTTTCTGACATACCTCAAATCCGTCTATCTTTGGCATCATTATATCTAAAAGAATTAAATCTGGATTTAACTTTGATTTTTCTATACCTTCTTCTCCATCAAATGCTACAAGTACTTCATGACCATTGTCTTTTATCTTTTTTCCCAATAATTTAACTAAATCTTTTTCATCATCTATAATTAAAATTGTACTCAATTTAGTCACCTCGATTATCTCTTATTTCACAATTATTATACCAAATAACACCGACTATTAAGAATATTGCACTTAAAATTATACTCAATAAAAATAATAAATTTATTTGACTCTGTATTTGTGCTAATAGTTCCGTATTATTCATTTGTAATATATAAGGAATCATACTCATTTTTACAGTGTAAGACCAAGGTACAAACATCCAAATATTATCTCCTATAGCTGTTGTTCCAATTAAAGTTGCTACTAAAAATCCACATATTCCAGCTCCAATAGATGCTCCCATCCCAAATATAAAGCTTATTATTAAATGTATTGCCATAATTGGCAGAGTTCCTATAATGCTGAATAGACTTGCTTTTAAAAATAAAGCTATATCTAAATTATTAGAATTTAATACATTCATTCCCAAGCATAGTATAATTACAGCTAAAAATGTACACACAGCCTGTGCAATAATTGAAAATAAAAATTTCGCCAAGTAAAATTTTTTTCTATTTATCCCATTGCTAAGTATTATATTAAAACTATTAGATAAATTTTCTTCGTATATTAGGTATCCAGTGATAATCCCTACTCCAATCGGAATTATACATGCAGACCATATAGAAAAGAAACTTTGATAGATAGTATAGTTTGAAATATCTTTTCTGTATATTAGATATGATACCGCACATCCAGAGATAATTATTGGAGATAAAAATACAATCCACCTTATCAAACTTCTTCTTGTTTTTAACCATTCAACCTCTAAAAAACTAATCATTTTTTCTCTCCTTTTATACCTTATCTAAATTCCTTTTTCTCAAATAATTTTCCAGTCATAAATAATAATATAGAAAAACTTATCATAGAAAGGATAATCCCTATTCCAACTACATCACCATTCAATAGTGGATCTCCTTGATTTAATACTATCCCATTTGGATGAACTCCTATCAATGGACACATCAGTCTAGTTGCCCATGAGTAAGGATTAAGTATCCAATACTTTTCAGGAGCCATTAATACACCACTTAACATTCCAGCAAATCCCACAGCTAAATTTATAATCATTCCAAAATTTGTAGCAAAGAATAATTGTATTGGTAAAATTGATATTGATACTAAAAAACAAGCTATTGCAGCTACTAATATTTTTATAAACGAAATATTCCCTATAGCACTTATCGAACCTGCTACTACTTCTACTGCTATAAATATTATTGTTGCAATTAGCATATACACTACCATCCCCATTATCTTATAGAACCAAATTTTTAAAGGCATAATCTCATGACAACAAAGTGCTCTGTAATTTCCTACTTTCTTTTCTTGATTTGCAACCAATCCTGTCAAAAGAGCTGATATCATAGGAATAAATATAAAAGACCAAAAGTTAAATGATAATGTCAAAAACATCTTCCAACTCTCTTTTGAAGCCATATCCACTTTAATTCCTGGATTTTCAGAAATTATTATTTGCACTACCATGGAAAAAACTGCGAAAAATATAGGTATAATCAATATTAGTTTTGACATCATAGTTTTTTTATACTTTAATATTTCTGCTTCTATTCTATTCATAATAAATCTCCTTTATTTACATATTTTTATTTTTTACTATTGTATTTGTAAAGAACTCTTCTAAATTCTCATCCTTATCTGGCATTCCTTCAAAAAGTAACTTTCCCTCGTTTATTATCGCTATTTTATCCACAACTTGAGATACTTCAGAAAGTATGTGACTCGATAATATAACTGTTATCCCATTTTTAGGAAAAGAAGATATAAGATTTCTAAGTTCCTGAATTCCAAATGGATCTAGACCATTTGTTGGTTCATCTAAGATTAATAATTTTGGATTATTTAAAAGAGCTATTGCTATCCCTAATCGCTGCTTCATTCCCATTGAAAACTGAGAAGCTCTTTTTTTACCTGTATTTTTCAAATCTACAATATCTAAAACTTCTTTTATTCTAGTTTTAGGTATACCGAGTAATTTTGTATATACTGTAAGATTTTCTTCTGCTGTTAAATTCCAATAAAGTGCTGGCGATTCTATCAATGAGCCTATATATTTTAAATCTTTTCTTTCCAATATATTTCCATTAAAAATTATTTCTCCATCTGTAGGCTTTAATAAACCAACAATCATTTTTAAAATTGTAGACTTTCCTGCTCCATTTGGTCCTAATAAACCGTATATTGTATTTCTTTCTATGTTTAGTGAAACTTTGTCTACCGCCTTTTGATTTTTATATTCTTTTGATAAGTTTTTTGTTTCTAATATTAATTCTTTCATATATATCATCCTTTCAAAATTTTATATCTTTTATTTGATTAGATAGTATCAATAAAAAATAACCAAATTATAACAAAATAAAAAAATACTGCTGCAAAATATTAATTATTAATGCAACAGTATTTCCATATTTTAAACTTTTATAAAATTTTTTTAATCATTTTGCATCCATGATGATATATAGATATTCTATGTTTCTTTCCTATATCCATGAAATACCCTTCTCCCGTAGTTTTATCTACTGCGACAATTATATAATTTTCCCGCAGATGAGGATCTAGAACATTTTCATGTACGATATACTTTTTACCAATATCCTTGACATTTTGTAAATCTCTGTCAGTTAATCCATCTAAACATGCAAATAAACAAAGACAGCTTGTTCTTTCTTTTTTATGAATTTTTTTAAATGCATTTACCTCTCGTTTTGCACATCCACTTACTGTTTTTGTATCTACAAATCTAAAGTAATATGTAATAGAGTCCTTTAAAAAGCTAAACTTCTTTCTTTTATAGTATCCGTTATATGGCTTAAATTTTTTATTTATTAATTTTTCTTCTAATGTATTTCTATTTACAGAGCTTATTTTATATAATTCCTTTTGCTCATATTCATTCCATACTCTATCGCTTTCAAACAATAGAATTAGAGGAAATGCTTTTATCATTATAATTACAGAAGCTACACCAAATCCTAAAAATCCAACAATCCCAATTATATCGCTATTTTTTACATTCTTGTCTTGAACTATTGCAGCCCAAAGTATAAATCCAAATGCTATTAAAAAGCAAATTATCGCTATTATAAATAGTCTTTTTCCTTTTTTAGCTTCATCTGCTAAATCATTTTCTTTAAATTCATTATTTTTATTCATAAATCTTCCTCACATTGTATCTTTATAGTTATATTGCTATTCTAGTTATCCAGAATCTTCTTTATCCACTTGCATCCATGAGAATAAAGTGATGATTTATGCTTTTTACCAATATCTAAAAAATACCCTTCATTGGTCTTTCTATCTACAACCACAATCACATAACTATCCTGGGGAAACGGATTTATCACTGTTTCATAAACAATATCACTCTTTCCAAGCTCCTTAGCATCTTCAAGATTTTCATCTGTAATATGATCCACATATACAAACAGACAAAGACAAGAATTCCCTTCTCTATCCATCAGCTCAAACTCTTTTATATATCTCTCAACGCTTCCAAAGACTTTAGCAGTATCCACCATTCTAAAATAATATGTTATAGAGTCCTTTAAATATGAGAACTTCTTCTTTTTTAAATACTCATTCTCTTCAGAAAAACCTGCCCCTAGAAGCTTTGACTTCACTTCATATTTGCAGACAGATTTTAATTTATATAATTCGTGCTTGTCGTATTCCCTCTCCATCTTCAAACTTTCGTATGCCATCATATCTGAATATGATTTATACATTAAAAAGAATGCGAGTGTCATACTGACTATTGCTCCAACAACAGATAGAGGTGTACCATATTTCGTATTTTGAACGAAAATCCCTACTATTAAAAGTACAATTCCAACAAATCCAAGCACTATTGATAACGCAAATAAGCATCTTCCTCTTTTATATTTTAATTCTTCAGTGTTTTCATCTATGTTATATTTTTTCATGAATATCACCACCTTGTTGTTAATTTTCTATAGGTTTATAGAAAATCCTTCTTTTTAGTCTGCTTTATTGTTTAATAATTTTTTCAAGTATATAATAAAATCATTAATAAATATTTAGGAGGAATTTTTATGAGTAAAATTTTCTTTGTTGAAGATGATTTAAGCCTTATTAGTGGATTATCCTTTGCGCTTAAAAAACAAGGATATGAAGTTGACAATGCTAGAACTATAGATGAAGCTGAAAAATTATGGCAAAACAATAAATACGACCTAGCAATTTTAGATATTTCTCTTCCTGATGGCTCTGGCTATCAGCTATGTGAAAAAATACGACTTAATTCAAAAATACCGATAATTTTTTTAACAGCTGCAGATGAAGAAACTGATATAATAATGGGACTTGATATGGGTGCCGATGATTACATTACTAAGCCCTTTAAATTAGCTGTTTTCCTATCAAAAGTTAATGCTATTCTTCGTAGGAGC harbors:
- a CDS encoding SNARE-associated domain-containing protein; amino-acid sequence: MKKYNIDENTEELKYKRGRCLFALSIVLGFVGIVLLIVGIFVQNTKYGTPLSVVGAIVSMTLAFFLMYKSYSDMMAYESLKMEREYDKHELYKLKSVCKYEVKSKLLGAGFSEENEYLKKKKFSYLKDSITYYFRMVDTAKVFGSVERYIKEFELMDREGNSCLCLFVYVDHITDENLEDAKELGKSDIVYETVINPFPQDSYVIVVVDRKTNEGYFLDIGKKHKSSLYSHGCKWIKKILDN
- a CDS encoding lantibiotic immunity ABC transporter MutE/EpiE family permease subunit, with the protein product MNRIEAEILKYKKTMMSKLILIIPIFFAVFSMVVQIIISENPGIKVDMASKESWKMFLTLSFNFWSFIFIPMISALLTGLVANQEKKVGNYRALCCHEIMPLKIWFYKIMGMVVYMLIATIIFIAVEVVAGSISAIGNISFIKILVAAIACFLVSISILPIQLFFATNFGMIINLAVGFAGMLSGVLMAPEKYWILNPYSWATRLMCPLIGVHPNGIVLNQGDPLLNGDVVGIGIILSMISFSILLFMTGKLFEKKEFR
- a CDS encoding response regulator transcription factor, which translates into the protein MSKIFFVEDDLSLISGLSFALKKQGYEVDNARTIDEAEKLWQNNKYDLAILDISLPDGSGYQLCEKIRLNSKIPIIFLTAADEETDIIMGLDMGADDYITKPFKLAVFLSKVNAILRRSNDFNQKNTVLNSNGISVNLLNGDVTKNGETLNLTSGEYKLLCLFMENPNIILSQEQILGKLWDSNNDFIDNSTLTVYIRRLRKKVEDDPSNPTNIVTVRRMGYKWNVGD
- a CDS encoding lantibiotic protection ABC transporter ATP-binding protein, whose translation is MKELILETKNLSKEYKNQKAVDKVSLNIERNTIYGLLGPNGAGKSTILKMIVGLLKPTDGEIIFNGNILERKDLKYIGSLIESPALYWNLTAEENLTVYTKLLGIPKTRIKEVLDIVDLKNTGKKRASQFSMGMKQRLGIAIALLNNPKLLILDEPTNGLDPFGIQELRNLISSFPKNGITVILSSHILSEVSQVVDKIAIINEGKLLFEGMPDKDENLEEFFTNTIVKNKNM
- a CDS encoding response regulator transcription factor, coding for MTKLSTILIIDDEKDLVKLLGKKIKDNGHEVLVAFDGEEGIEKSKLNPDLILLDIMMPKIDGFEVCQKIRDNVVCPIIFLSARQSETDKIRGFNLGGDDYITKPFGLRELLAKIEANLRREKRSQYLNEENKRRKLYFGNLSLDIKDRVVEVCGKDIPLTKTEYEIVELLALNAGQVFTKEQIYEKVWGYDKGGDNTTVVEMIKKIRRKFSTIDDTEQYISTVWGIGYKWNKR
- a CDS encoding lantibiotic immunity ABC transporter MutG family permease subunit translates to MISFLEVEWLKTRRSLIRWIVFLSPIIISGCAVSYLIYRKDISNYTIYQSFFSIWSACIIPIGVGIITGYLIYEENLSNSFNIILSNGINRKKFYLAKFLFSIIAQAVCTFLAVIILCLGMNVLNSNNLDIALFLKASLFSIIGTLPIMAIHLIISFIFGMGASIGAGICGFLVATLIGTTAIGDNIWMFVPWSYTVKMSMIPYILQMNNTELLAQIQSQINLLFLLSIILSAIFLIVGVIWYNNCEIRDNRGD